In Macaca nemestrina isolate mMacNem1 chromosome 10, mMacNem.hap1, whole genome shotgun sequence, the genomic window aaagtcactgCCAGCCAACACCTGTACCAGTCCCCTCAGAAGGGATTAGATTAGCTGATGGTCGTCTGGTAGAAAAACAAGAAGAGTCCCCAGACTGCAGCAGGCCAAGTGGGGTGTCATATGCTATCAAGGACTTGCTAGAAATTGGCCTTCTTCAACTATAAACCCCCCTCCTGAGTCCTCCAACTCTCTGATGACCCAGAGATCAAGAGTAGAAACATCACATGGCCAAGGGTAACTTGGAATGGGAAAAGCGCATTCCAAGTGCAAACACTTCCTGGTCATCCTGACTACCTACACTGCTCCAGGACCATGGACGAGataccccactcccaccccattTCTCCCTTAGCATCCCTCCCTACACACACCTCATTTAGTCTGGTTAGAACTGGCCCAGAAGCAGCCAAAAAGCATTGTAAAGCATGGACTGTATCGATGAGAGCATAGCACACAATGGGGGCTTGAGTATGCGGGTGTAGAAATGAATGTGAGTGATGGAGGCAATGACCAGCCCAAGCTGGAAGAAGTGTCACCAGATACCAGACTGTCTCAAGCTGGCCAATCTGTCTCCAGACATGACCCACATCAAATGACCTTTCTGGTGCACATGGGGATCTGTGTGCTCTATGAAGACAGAGAAGGTACTCTCTGGGGCCACGGTGAAGCAAGACCAGACAACATAAAGGCCAGGGATGTCATAGCTTCCTTAGAAAAGGTGGAgataacacgggaacagaaaaccaacatgTTCGCACAtgttacatgttctcacttgtaagtgggagctacatgacgagaacacatggacacacagaggggaacaacgcACACTGGGGCTTTCTGGAgggtgagaagagggagaggatcagaaaaataactaatgggtactaggcttaatacctgggtgataaaataatctgcaaaacaaaagtttacaaaaaaaaaaaaaaagaggaaagtgagtttggaagtgttgAAATAGGGAGTCGATTGGTGGGGGGGAAAGGGAGGAGCAGCTCAGTCACATCCAAAAGCAACAGACCCTCACCCTACCATGCACCTTCATTCATGGGATTGGCTATGGCCACATCTGGGTAACACCTGCTTTGTGTGAATAGCCAGTCAAGTGCAAAATCTGTCCATTTTAATACATCTTTAATCCCATCCACCCACCCCTCTCATCTTGGAGCAATGCCCTCCACACACACCTGTGTCCTCAGAGGAATGCCAGAAAGTGTTAACACATCAGGGCAGAAACAAGAAAAGGGAGAGATGGCTCAGCCCAAACTCACGTTCTCAACTTTATTCCCCATCCCAGTGGTGGCTCTTCTGTACAGTGGAGAAAGAAGGGGGACCACACCAGGGCTATGGAGAGACAGTACAGACAGGACTGAACTGTCAGCAAAGATTAAAAGGATGACCAGAGGCTGGCAACCACAAAACCAAGAAGCCAGCGGGGGCTGCCCCTTCCAAGTCTCACCAACAACCCCAAGCAGGCAGCAGAGCCAAAGGCCCAATAGTACAATCCCCAAAAGCCAAGGTCTGGGAGCCATCAAGGAGCTCCCAGGGATCCGGCGAGGCTCAGAGGGCAAGGGTGTCTTTGATGAGCCTGCGCATAGTGGTGGTGACCGAGGTGCCCAGGGCATCAGTGATCTGGAAGGAGATCTTGTAGAGGTAGGGCTGCACGTCCCGCAAGCCTGTGTCAAACACGTTATCCACCTCCGACTGTGTGGGCATCTTGGGCAAGTACTCATGCCGATTCATCACCTCCACGATGTTGATGATCTTCTCGCAGAGTTTCTCACCCACCTTCTCCCGGCAGATCTGCCGCTCCTGCTCCGTGGCCAGGGCTACCACATGTACCTTGACCGTCCACACTTCCCATGGAATGCACTCGTCTGAGAAAGGCCAGCGAGACTTCTTCTTCTGGTAGAACTCCAAGGACATCTGCCCCAGCCCATCACCACCAGAGTTGCGCAGCGCATCCTGGGGAAGAAGGGAACGAATGAGCATGCCAAGGCCTCTGAGTTCCCACCTGTGAGGGCCTGCTTCCCACACCCCAGGGAATTATGCTCTCTTAGCTCTAGTAATCATCCAGGGATGGCAAGGAAACAAGACTGGGAGAGGGTAAACGATTTGGGTGAAGTGACACAGCAAACTGCCAACCTGAAATTATGTAGTTCAAGCAAACCAACAAAATCCGTCTCCAAGCCCAATTCCTCCAGCTTGGTGAAGAACTGATATTACAGGAATAACTACTGGTCTGCAGGCACATATTCTGTGCCAGGAACTTAACATACACAATTCCACTGGCTCCTCCCAACAACCCCATGAGCTTTCACCAAGGCACGATGAGGCTTACAGAAGTAAGGTAACTTGCAAGTCACATGCCTATGGATGGCTGGACCAGGGTTTGAATCTGGATTGTCTGATTTCTAAATCCTTGCTTTTCACCTTTACATTGCATTAAGGGCCTTCTCCTTCCACACCACCCCTTTAGCCCATATCCTTCAAAATGTTCTAATCCCCTCATCAACATCTCCCTCTTCCCCTGTAAACTATTTGTCTTCTCCACTGCCAATTAAACATAATTCTTTcgatattttttaaagagactgggtcttactctgtcacccaggctggagggcagtggagcaatcatggctcactgcagcctcggaatcctgggctcaagcgatcctcccatgttagcctcctgagtagctgatactacaggcacacttggctaatttttaatttttttttcttttgttagagatggggtattgttacattatccaggctggtctcgaactcctgggcttaagcaatcctcctgcctcagcctcccaaagtgctgggattacagttgcaagccactgcgcccagttcACAGTCTCTTTTATGAGCGCAGGAAGAGGGAACTGTAGAGCCCAGTGATCCTTGCTCAAAAAGAGGGAAACCAAGCAACAGAATGGGGAAGGGAAGTTGAAGGACAGACTAGACCTGGtgcttctccctcttcttccctgaGAAGCAAACAGGACCATCCAGTCCAATGATTCTGCCCTTGCCACCCCATGGGTGTGGGTGGTCCCATACTCCTCTTCCTAGGGCAGCCAGGACCCTGAAGCTCCTTTCCATCTGAGTTAATGCCAACCCAGAGGGTAAGGATGCCTGAAATCCTGAACCACACTCATCAGGGAAGAGGCTCTCCTTCATTGACAAACCAAGGTCAAGTAACCTTGAATGAGTATCTCTAatgtttactgtgtgccaggttctGTTCCAAACACTGGGCATATCTGACTTATTCAGTCCTTGCAGTGCACACACCCTTTGAGGCAGGTAGGATTACTATTCCAATTTTGAGTGGAACcactagcccaaggtcacacacttgCTGGGTGGTAGAGCGCGGCTCCAAAGCCTATGCTCTTCACCACTCTGCTCCACCTGCCTCTTACGGACACCTGGAGGACAGAGAGCTGAGAGCTGCTGCTGCTCTTGAGGGTGACTGGGAAACCGCTGATGAACTTGCCCTTTCTGGGTTTGGCGGGACAATGAGGGACAGCTTTCGCCTGACACTGGGCAATCCCCGGCAACGAGCACACAGTGCTCAACACAGTGAAGGGCTCTGCAAGTACTTATGAAATGAAAGTCAGACACACAGCTCCCCTGTGTTCTAACCCCAGAGCAGATGCCTTTAGGCTCatgccagtagttcaagaccagcctggagttcaagatcagcctgggaaacacagtgacaccccatctttacaaaaaaaaattctttttttttggagacagggtcttgctctgtcacccatgctggagtacagtagcgtgatcatggctcactgcagtctcgaactcctaagctcaagcaatcctcccgcgtCAGCTGCTcaagcacctgggactacaggcatgtgccactacgtcccactaatttttgtattttttgtggagacggagtttcgccatgtttccggggctggtcttgagctcctgggctcaagcaatctggccaccttagcctcccaaagtgctgagaccacaggtgtagccaccaggcctggcaaaaaaaaatcgtcgaaaattagccgggtgtggtggtagtggtgtacacctgtggtcccagctgcttggaaggctgcagtgggaggactgctcaagcccaggagttcaagactggggtgacacagtgagattgtgtctcaaaaaaaaaaaggaaaaaagaaaaattatcttcgctactttaaaatttaaaagtacccACTCAGTGAAATGGTCAAACACTGTGACTCTGAACAAAGACCAGAGGAGAAACCACACTaccacttccacctcctgaggTGACCAACAGCAGCAGCCAGCCATGTCCCTTCCACATCTTTCTTCCACCCAGGCACACAATGCCACACCGCCAAAACAGATCTGTGGATGGCAGCCACCTGAGCCAAGCAAGCCACCCTCTGGGGGAGTTTCATGTGGGAAAGGAAAAGTGGAAACAGAAGCAGAGAAAGCTGTAGCCAGAGAGAAGGTCAAGACCACAGAAGCAAGGATGGCCCCAGGGGGCCTGGCCACCAACACTTCTCAGCTTCCTGTTCTTCCTTCTCCCCCAAGCACATTTATGAGTGTCTCCCTCCCTCACCAccgttcgcgcgcgcacacacgccCTCCCCTGAAGAGGAGCTCTCAACACGCCTGTTTCTCAGAACCTGAAAGAACCCGATTCACACACTCAGGAAGAAGAGGCTGGTTCAACAGCAAGCTGGGGTGGAGGGCACCCTAGGCCCCGCCATCCGCTGTGCCACACCCTTACCTTGAACTCCCCGACAACCTTGCGCAGGGCACGATCCAGTTCCTCAGAAGAGACGCGCACGTAAGTGAAGTCGATGAAGTCACAGTCAACATCCTGGGTGCCCACGGTGCCAATGGAGTAGGTGCCCTCCTTCTTGTAGTGGAACTTGCCCGTGCTGCGGTGCAGGAGCACCGTGTGCAGCACAGCCAGCATGGCTTCCTCCACCTGTCGCCCCTCCACCGACACCTCCAGCACCTCCGAGCGACAGTTCATCCTGCACCCAGTAACCCACACCAAGGTGGGGAACAAGGATAAAGACAAGGGATCTTCACCCTACCCCAGGGCCACCCTGCAAGAGGAGCCCAGGTCAGAATGCTGACAAGAATAGTCCACATGTTATCTGTTCACTTCCTTCTAGGCTCAGCTCGGCCTCTGCCTCCACTGGCCCTTCTCTGCATTTTGGCAGCACAGACTATCAGAGAATCATCAACTCTCAGGATCAGAAAGCGCAAGAGCTTCAAAGTTACCAGTCCAAACGACAGGCCGGGATTCCATTTTACAACCTTCAGTGTAGTTTACAGCAGATGCTCACTGTGCAACCTTTGTCAGGTACTAGACATCAAAGGCAAGCACGGCCCCTGCCCTCAGGCTGACAGAATGAAAAGCAGGCAACTAAACATTATCACCATGGAGAGAGTGCAGGGTGGGAGTAAGAAGTACAGAAAGATGAGTTTGATTTCCTCGGACCTTGAATGAACAGGTTAAGGCATTTGAACTCTGTCCTAAGAGCAGCGCACTGTGCCAAGATCAAATCTGTGCATCAGAAAAGTAcctctgggccaggcgtggtggctcacattaatcccagcaatttgggaggctgaggcaaatcacttgagccaaaagttcaagaccagcctgggcaacatgataaaaccccatctctaccaaaaatacaaaaaattagctgggcctggtggcaggcgcctgtagtcccagccacttgaggggctgaggcaggaggataacttaaacatgggaggctgaggctgcagtgagctgagatcatgccactgtgctccagcctgagtgacaaagtgagaccctgtctcaaaaataaataaataaataaataacaaagtaataaactcaaaaaaaaagaaaagtacctCTGGCTAAAGGGCAAAGAATGGCTCTAAACTGTATTGGGGTCACAAACTACTCAGAGAAGTCAATGAAGCCATGAAGGCTGGGCTTTAAaaacatgacacacacacacataccaaatCTCACCTATTTCTAGGGACACCCACATCCACAGACTCCAGGGTAAAAACTTGTGGATTTAAGGCACAAAGGCTGGGCAGGGAAGTCAGTTAAAGACCACTACAGTAGATGTAGTTACAGGAGGCAGCATAATCAGGTGTGGGGGTTTTTCATGCCCTAGagtcctgggtttgaatctcaccTCATCTACATCTTGttctgtgactttaagcaaatcactcaacctctctgaacttCTTATCTGTAAACGGGAATAGCAGTGAGAATTAAGGTAACACATGTAAAATACAGTAGAATAGTGGTTAAAAACGATGACTTGAAAGTCATACAACATGGACTGGAACTCCAGGTCTGCCACTTGCTCCATGCtcatgatcttgggcaagttacttaacaccTATCTGCCATATATACAAAAGAGATAATAATGGCTACCTTGAAAGGGTTGAGGGCTGAATGAGTTAGCATgtataaaacactaaaagcagTATCTGACAAGTAGTAAACATCCACTAAGTATTCATTAGTACATTGTTATTGCCAAGAGATGACGCAAGGCTATACAACAGTAGTGGTAGAGAGAGTGGGAAGGAGAGACAAGAGACTTGAGAACCAGAACATAGTAAATAACTAAATACATGCCCAGAGGGAGAGGGAACTTCAAGTTCCTTATAACTCAGAGTATTCAGCTTGCAAACTTCCCCTAACAGGGAATTCACTAGCTCTCACAACAACCACTCAATGTTCAGGAAGTTCTATTCAGttattctgatttatttattttattcatgagatggggtctcactccatcacccaggctggagtacagtggcacaatctctgctcattgcaacttccgcctcccaggctcccatcccagcctctccagcagctgggaacacaggtgcacaccaccacacctggctaattttttgtatttttggtagagaaagggtttcgccatgttacccaggctggtctcgaactcctgagctcaagatatccacctgcctcggcctcccaaagtgctgggattaccgcaCCCAGTCCAGTTATTCTTTCTACTGAAGAAtctgtctcggccgggcgcggtggctcacgcctgtaatcccagcactttgggaggccgaggcgggcggatcacaaggtcaggagatcgagaccacggtgaaaccccgtctctactaaaaatacaaaaaactagccgggcgcggttgtgggcgcctgtagtcccagctactcgggaggctgaggcaggagaatggcgtgaacccgggaggcggagcttgcagtgagccgagatcgcgccactgcactccagcctgggcgacagagcgagactccgtctcaaaaaataaaaacaaacaaacaaaaaaaagaatctgtcTCTTAGTGCTTCAAACtacttttagttttagttttggtACCCAAAGTCACATAAAGTCTCACCTCTTTTCCACAAGTGAGTTTTTATTTAGGGGCAGCTGTTCCACCACCCCCTCACCCTTTCTACAGGCTGAAGGTCCCCAGTCCTCAAAATCATGCCTGTTCCACATCACATCTTATCTGCATGGAATCCTGGCAGCTCTCTTCTAAGTGTATTTCACTCATCTGGTTGACAGAcggtgaaaataaaaaatatatttcagtttgTGTCTGCCCCCTTTTAAACTGTTGCTCAGCACAGGATACAGGGCAACAGTCTGCGGACTGCGCAGAGATCAGGCCAGCTCTGCCTCTCACCTGGCGATCAGCTCGCGTCTACCTGTACCATcacgttttgtttttgtttctaccACTAGGCAGACAATTCCTATATTCTGCTTATAGGGCAGAGACTATATTCCATTCATCACTATAATGGTAATTCCTAGTACTTTGCACAAAACAACTGCTCAATTCATCCCAACCCAGGAATTCCAGGTCCTTCCAGGGGCTGCTAGATTAGTTTCTTCTACATGCTTGGATCAAGAATGAGAAGGGCTCTCTTGCTCGTTTTGCCCTCCAGTTCCACTCCATCCAGCAGTCTTCTTCCCATCTGGAGACTCCTGGCTGTGGTCTGGCTCCCTTTCTTCCACGACTTCTCCCTCTTGTGTCCCCCTCAATCGTTCATACAAGCCATACATCTCACTTGTGCCCCAAGCCTGGGCTCCTCCCTCACTCTACGTGCTATTTTAGAATCCACTCCTCCAAGAAGTCAGTCCTGACCAACCCCATTCTCCTTCCCACAGCAGCCACATTTGGTCTGTGAAAACCTTGTTGTCCCCTGTACCACACAGTGAGCAGTGAGCAGCAGGGCCCACCAGAGTAGGGTCTGGCAAGTCTCGTCCCTCTGGTCCCCCCGAGTTGCAGAGGTTAACAGCCGCCTTCTCAAGCCTGGTCGGAGCACAGAGTGCGCCAATTCCCACCTTGAGTGTAGAGTTTGGAGCACAGATTCCTCAAGCTCGGCTCatgcccttcctcctcctcctcctcacgcCCAGGTGCGACCTCCGCAGGTACGCGTCAACCTCCGCGCGGCGCTGAACCACAAGAGGCCGGCTAAAAGCAAAACCAGAAAGCTTACTTGGCTTCATATCAAGAGACTCGGGACGGACGCAGGAAGGAATTCCCGCCCGGGTCCCGTACCCCTGGCCGCCACTACGAGCAAACCTCCACCGTCCACGTAATCAGGGAAGAGCGGACTCCTCGGGTGTCTCGGGGGCGGCGCCCCGCGCCCAGGCTGGCTGGACTCGGAAGCTGGAGGAGGGCCCCCGTTCCGCCGCCCCAGGGGATGCCCACGCCGGCACAGGAGAGGGGGGAGACGGTTAAAACAGCTcccacctcccccaacccccgtCCGCAACCAGCCTCTGAGATGCCAACACTCTCCCGGCAGGCTCCAGACCACCTGGGTCGGAGGCCGAGCCGGGACCGGAAGCTGCACCGCCCCCCGCGCGCCGGGAGGCTCACCGGATCCCGTGGCCCCGGAGGGGGCACGTACCCGGCTAGCCGGGTCCTCGCATGCATATAGCCGCCCACATGATCCGCGTAGTCACAGGAGCACACACAAATAGTTATGTGTTGCTCTCTATCTGGGGGCTGCTCTTTTCGTGGTTATGTCTTGGATTTTAAGatttgatggtgatgatgatccCCCTTATGTGGACGAGTCCATTCAACCCACCACCGAGAACGCTGTGGTGTTTCGGCTGGGACAACTCACTTCCGCCATAGAGACTAGAGAGAAGGAGGAGCCCGATGGGCTCTCGGCCGCCTCCCTAGGCCGAGCGGAGTCATTGGCTGCGAGCCCGGCCCGGGGACGCAGACAGGGTGCCCAACTCAGTCCGGACTGAGAGGCCTGGAAGGAGCACCGATCCCCACAAGATGAGGGGCATACCCCGTAGGGAGAGGTCCTGGAGATGCGCCCACACCGCTGTGCTGCAGGACGCCCAGTGGATGGCAAAACTTGAGTTTGTTCAATGTGTGTAACAGACAGGATCCCTGGCCCTCCACCCACACAGATGCTGGAGAAAGGGGCTTCATCTCTCAGTGTTGCCTTTATGCAGCAGCACTACTTGGTACTCCACGGTGACCAATCTGGTGACAGTCC contains:
- the LOC105474328 gene encoding autophagy-related protein 101; translation: MNCRSEVLEVSVEGRQVEEAMLAVLHTVLLHRSTGKFHYKKEGTYSIGTVGTQDVDCDFIDFTYVRVSSEELDRALRKVVGEFKDALRNSGGDGLGQMSLEFYQKKKSRWPFSDECIPWEVWTVKVHVVALATEQERQICREKVGEKLCEKIINIVEVMNRHEYLPKMPTQSEVDNVFDTGLRDVQPYLYKISFQITDALGTSVTTTMRRLIKDTLAL